A segment of the Paraburkholderia fungorum genome:
CGACCATCCAGGGGGCACGAGCAACTATCTGAAATCGAATCAGGTTGTCGACACAAAGCGTGAGTGACTGCTTCTCATATGTCACCAAGTGGCCTCGTTCGGCGAGAACTTCGGAAGTCACGCGTGCTAAAAGCGCTTCTGCGCGGCGCTCGATGTCGCGATTCTCTTCGCGCTCGGGATTCAGGTTTGGCGCATAGCCAATCTCGCGATATGCCGCGTTGAGACTCCCAAACTCTGCCGCCACCGCTCTGGCAGAGGGCGCCCGGCGGTAATGCTTGAGTAACTTCTGGCTAACCTTCCCATATTTACGCACGAGCATCCTTAGACCATCGAGCAGTTCGTCCCGGTCCGGTGGGCGGCGGTAGTCGGCGAAGCGTGTCTGCACCGCTGAGAAGGTCTTCTGGTCAACGATGGCAGGGAACGCCTTCGGAACAGTTATCCACTGTTCTTCCGGAACTCGGTGCCAACCACCCGCCAGTTTCGATGACGTCCGACTGTAGACGCCGACTCCGGTGTAAGCGGGATTATGGAGAATCTGCGCGATGTGTCGGGGCAACCAGGGCCCGTTATCGCCGTTGACCAGACCAAAATCATTGAGCCTCCTGGCGATTTGTGTGCAGTCTGCCTTCCCCCATGCGTACCACTCGAAAATCTTGCCGATGATACCTACCTGTCCCGCTGCTGCTGGCATCAGCGTGACTCGGTCCGTCCTGATACTTTTGTATTCGTATTTCTCAAGCGTGCGTGTCGAGCCGCGTTTTTCTTCGTACAGGACTCGCTGATACCCGTAAGGCGGGCGGCCACAGACGTGAAACCCGCGCTCTGCAAGCACGCAATGACCGAGGAACACCTTCCGGGACAGTTCCCTGCTGTACTCGGCCGCCATTACCCGCTTGAGCGTTTTCATGACAGGCGACATTGGACTAGGGTCCACTTCGAATGGTTCTGCCACATAGACGACTTTAACGCCGTGGCGTCTGCACAGGTATTCGTAAAAGGCCGATTCGTCGACATCCTGAAATCTTCCCCATCTACTCACGTCGTAGACAAGCACAAGTGAGAAACGGCGCTGCGGGTCGGCAACATCGATAAGAAGCTGGTTAAGTGCTGGCCGGGCCCGAAGCGTCAGACCACTGATGCCTGCATCTTCGTAATCCCTGATAATGCGAATTGACCGCCCAGAAGCGTATTCGGCAATAGCTTGCCGCTGAAATATCGGTGAGCATTGCTGCTGGTCCGTTGACATCCGTAGGTATTGAACAGCGCGCTGTAGCGAATGAGCGGGCTGACGCCCGCTGCGGCTAGGTTGCATTTCGGTGCTCCTTCATGCTCGCGCTGATGGATAAGCCGTCTGACCGAAGTGGCAAGAAAGGGTGACGCAGCCTGTATGCAGCAACAGGGGGGCCGTCGTCAGCCCGGGTCATCGGCTGTGTTGCCTGGTTTCAGGGTCCGTCGGCCAGTCCCTGTTTGGCCAGCTTGTCGACACATACTTTGTGCAGCGTCTGCGCACTAGGCCGCCGGTAATCGATACGCCAACTTCCCGCAAACAACTGGTTGAGCCACGTTTCATCGTTGCATTCCGGCTTCTGGAGAAACTCTATCGCGACCATGACCGAGAGCTTCGACAGGGCAGCTCGTTCCCGCGCAGGGCAATTTGCGCCGTTTGCACACAGCCAGAGCAGCACCGATTCTCCAAGATGCTGAGAAACCAACCATTCTCCAGTCCGTGCTCGTGCAATGAGTTGAGAAACCACCAGATATGCCAGCAGTTCCGCGCGCGCCTGGCCGTCGAGGTTGTAGGGAATTGAACCGTATGCGTCCATGTTTCTCATGCGCCTTCATTAATCTCTTCAGCGGCCTCAGTGTCATCGACCAGCGGTATCGTGCATCCGCTTCGGCAACGTCTGGTCACCCAGCCAAGTCTCTTGCCCGTCATCAGCTATCTCCCCGCTGTCTTTGCCTCAACCCTTCGAAAGTTCTTCGACCGGGGTTCGCGTGTACTGGGCCTCGAGCGCGCTGACTGTGCGTCACTGCTGATGGTGTCGAATTGAGTCGAGTAATCGGGATGATGCTCATCGAGCCATTGTCTGAGGCACCCATTTCCCATCAGTTTTGCAACGTAAGCCGCTGACACCGTGAGATGAAGATGTTCGATTCCATACCGCTCGTCGGTCTGGGCAACGGCAGTCTGAAGCATGGCGAGTTCACGTTCCAGCGTAGCGAGTTGCTCCGCAACTTCGCTCCGCACCTTCCGGTCGGAACCCGGCTCAAGCTGCTCCGGCGGAGTCGCTGCGACAATTGCTCGCGCGAACGACGACGTAAAGTTTCCCTGGCCGCACATAAGCTCAACTGCAGCAATCTGACGCAGCGGTTTGAGGAGCTTCAACGCTCTAAATGTAGTCGCCGGACACATCTTATCCCCAAGCAAAGCCGCCGCTTCCGGCGAAATACCTTCCAGCAGACTGGCTCGACGCTTGACCGTGTTGACGTCAATTCCCAGTACCTGAGCGATACGTTCCCTTGAGACACCCTGCCCAATTGCCCTGGCTATCATCCGCGCGTCCTGTGCAGAGGTTAGTCGGCTAATGTATCGATTGTATGTGTACGCCTCATCATCCGTTGCGATGATGCACTGTGCCTTCTCAAGGCCTAAGCGACGCAACGCCTCAATCCGCAGTCGACCGTCGAGAATACGGAACACCTCTGCGCTGCTTGAAATGCGCGCGACAATCAACGGCTCCACCAGGCCGACCGTCGCGATGGATGCCAGAATCTGCAGGAATTTTTTTCCAGAGGTGGCTGTTCTCGGAAGCTGCCTTGACGATTCCAGTGTATTCAGCTGAAGAATGACGGGCTGCGTTTCGAAGGTAGTTTTAAGGGGTTGGACTGTCAATGAATCCATGATTTAACCTCCCCACGGATACGTTGGTCGAGGACTCGGGGAAGAGTGGTAAGGCCCTCCTGCTCAAGCAGGGATACGAATTCGCGCTCGCGCATGAGCTCACGTAGCGCATGGACAATAAACGACAAACGCGCATGCACCAATTCAACTCTTTTTGCTAGAACTCTTTGACGTTCACTTTCCCGCATGTATAACCGACGTAATTGGTCCGGAGCCAATTCGTGTGAACGAGGACCGGAAGGACCGGCGTAGATGGGTAACGATTTTCCTCCCGCACGCGAACGACGGCTCAGTAGCCTGCGAACGACGGCCAATTGAGGACCTGTTAGCGTTCCCTCCTCATATGCTTCAACCAACGCGGACTGAACGTCGGCGTCATTCGCCCGTGAAATCTGGACGGCGATAGCGATAGGCATTGTTCCGGCTTCAACGGCGGTGATAAGTCTTTCCTCGCCCCGGTCCAGGAGAAACATCAGGCTTTCCAGATACGCAGGCGAGAGTCCCACTTTTTCTGCAACGATGTTGTCGGAGTATCCGCTCATTCGTAAGTTTTGGATGTCTCTCAGCAGCTCAAGCGTTGAGTGATTGCGTCTGGCGATGTTTTCCACAAGACTCATCACCAGACACTCGTCTTCAGGCTGGTCAATGATATTCGCGGGAATAGTGCCATACCCCAGTGCCTGCACAGCTTCAAGTCGTCCCTGTCCGCAGACGAGGTCGAACTCGAACGTATGTTCTTGTGATGTGCAAGGCGTTACTGTGATGGGTTTTTTCAGGCCCACCGCTGCGATGCTCTCCTGAAGCGTTTGTCTTTGGCGCTTGCTACGGCTCCGCGGATTGAGTACGCGAATGCTGCTAACACTGATATCCGAGATTGGAGCCAAGGCGTTATCTGACATTTAAAGCCTCGATGCGAGTCCGCGCTGTCAATTCAAGCAGGACACTCTCGTCCGGATAACGGAATGTTTCAAAAGGACTGCTGCTTCCCACCCTGACGGAAAGTGAGAATTCGTAGCCGGGGGGCAAGCTACCTCGCGGAAAGACGTAGAAATCGAGAGGCAGTTCAAACGCGGAGTCCTGACGCAGTACGACCAGAAGGTCCGGAGAGAAATAGGTTGGCCAGCGCACCCGCCAGCGAGGGCGGTGAGAATCGAACTGGACAACAAGGCATGTTGCGAATCTGACAACCAGTTCGTCATCGACGCGGATGGTCGTCTCGTCTCTTGATATTTCAATGACGTGGCCCAGCGCCTTAAGTGCACCGGTCGTCCTTTCTATGCATCCCTGAAGTGCGGCTCGAGACGCACGATAGACTTCACGCCCTGCACCGACGTAATCACGTTCAAACCCCACGCGCGCGTACGCGAACTGCATGCATCCAAAACGCCTCCAGTATGTCTTTCCTCCAGGCATTCCGGACGCATCGTCGATGGCCTTTGCACTGACGACCTCACTCGAACGGACGAAATCCTTTAACCTTTTCAGGATTTCGTCGTCGCTAAGGTTCTGCGTCCTGTTTATCCGAATTGCTTCTGCTGCCTTAAACGTTACCTGGTCTACGAGAGCTGGGAATGCTCCGTGTGCGCGCGACCATTCAGAGGGTAGGTTCCTATGCCAGTTCGCACCGAGCTTTTTGGAAGTCCTGCCATAGATATTGGTCCCGGCATATTTTTCATTGCTCAATATGCTTGTGATTTGCTGAGGATTCCAGGGGCGACCGTGGTTATTGCGCAGGCCGAATACATTCAGCCTGTCCGCAATCCTCTTGCATCCTAGTCCCTGAATAACGTACCAGTCATAGATTCGCCGAACGAGCGAAACTTCGCGTTCATCTCCGGGTACCACTATGACCCTATCGGACTGGAGATTTTTGCGTTCCTTGTCGCATAAGCGTCCCTTGACCGTGCCGTCTGATGCGAGCAAAAGCCGTTGCAGTCCGTATCCTGGCGCAGCTCCTTGCCAGAAGCCGCGCTCAGCGAGTCGGCATTGCCCAACGAACACTTTTTGAGAAAGCTCGCGACTATATTCACCTGCCATCGTTCGCTTAATCGTTTTCATTAAGGCTGCCGAAGCACTTCCGTCCCAAGCGAATTGCTCTGCGCAATAAACGACCTGAACGCCTGCCTCTCTGCACAGGTACTCGTAGTGAGCGCATTCGTCGACGTCCTGGAAGCGTCCCCATCGACTGACGTCATAGACGAGAACGAGACTGAACTCGTTGGCGCGAGATTGGACGTCCTGAAGCAGGTCAAGAAGAGCTGGCCGACCTTTGAGTGTTACTCCGCTCTTGCCCGCATCCTCGTACGTCGCGACGACAGTGATGCCTTGCTTCTCCGCGAAATCGGCAATGGCTAGCTTCTGATTTTCAGTCGAATACTCCTGATGGTCCGTCGACATGCGCACAT
Coding sequences within it:
- a CDS encoding recombinase family protein — its product is MQPSRSGRQPAHSLQRAVQYLRMSTDQQQCSPIFQRQAIAEYASGRSIRIIRDYEDAGISGLTLRARPALNQLLIDVADPQRRFSLVLVYDVSRWGRFQDVDESAFYEYLCRRHGVKVVYVAEPFEVDPSPMSPVMKTLKRVMAAEYSRELSRKVFLGHCVLAERGFHVCGRPPYGYQRVLYEEKRGSTRTLEKYEYKSIRTDRVTLMPAAAGQVGIIGKIFEWYAWGKADCTQIARRLNDFGLVNGDNGPWLPRHIAQILHNPAYTGVGVYSRTSSKLAGGWHRVPEEQWITVPKAFPAIVDQKTFSAVQTRFADYRRPPDRDELLDGLRMLVRKYGKVSQKLLKHYRRAPSARAVAAEFGSLNAAYREIGYAPNLNPEREENRDIERRAEALLARVTSEVLAERGHLVTYEKQSLTLCVDNLIRFQIVARAPWMVDGKTPYWSARWPDRFNIDFLVYCRMLRGIREFLDFFVIPAGRIQPGKFATLVGPNAEDFNLLRHSDLRILLDLTDSVGLTQVGRFLERR
- a CDS encoding ParB/RepB/Spo0J family partition protein; its protein translation is MSDNALAPISDISVSSIRVLNPRSRSKRQRQTLQESIAAVGLKKPITVTPCTSQEHTFEFDLVCGQGRLEAVQALGYGTIPANIIDQPEDECLVMSLVENIARRNHSTLELLRDIQNLRMSGYSDNIVAEKVGLSPAYLESLMFLLDRGEERLITAVEAGTMPIAIAVQISRANDADVQSALVEAYEEGTLTGPQLAVVRRLLSRRSRAGGKSLPIYAGPSGPRSHELAPDQLRRLYMRESERQRVLAKRVELVHARLSFIVHALRELMREREFVSLLEQEGLTTLPRVLDQRIRGEVKSWIH
- a CDS encoding recombinase family protein, whose translation is MQHVVGSSSSLAGRLAAQYVRMSTDHQEYSTENQKLAIADFAEKQGITVVATYEDAGKSGVTLKGRPALLDLLQDVQSRANEFSLVLVYDVSRWGRFQDVDECAHYEYLCREAGVQVVYCAEQFAWDGSASAALMKTIKRTMAGEYSRELSQKVFVGQCRLAERGFWQGAAPGYGLQRLLLASDGTVKGRLCDKERKNLQSDRVIVVPGDEREVSLVRRIYDWYVIQGLGCKRIADRLNVFGLRNNHGRPWNPQQITSILSNEKYAGTNIYGRTSKKLGANWHRNLPSEWSRAHGAFPALVDQVTFKAAEAIRINRTQNLSDDEILKRLKDFVRSSEVVSAKAIDDASGMPGGKTYWRRFGCMQFAYARVGFERDYVGAGREVYRASRAALQGCIERTTGALKALGHVIEISRDETTIRVDDELVVRFATCLVVQFDSHRPRWRVRWPTYFSPDLLVVLRQDSAFELPLDFYVFPRGSLPPGYEFSLSVRVGSSSPFETFRYPDESVLLELTARTRIEALNVR
- a CDS encoding plasmid partitioning protein RepB C-terminal domain-containing protein is translated as MDSLTVQPLKTTFETQPVILQLNTLESSRQLPRTATSGKKFLQILASIATVGLVEPLIVARISSSAEVFRILDGRLRIEALRRLGLEKAQCIIATDDEAYTYNRYISRLTSAQDARMIARAIGQGVSRERIAQVLGIDVNTVKRRASLLEGISPEAAALLGDKMCPATTFRALKLLKPLRQIAAVELMCGQGNFTSSFARAIVAATPPEQLEPGSDRKVRSEVAEQLATLERELAMLQTAVAQTDERYGIEHLHLTVSAAYVAKLMGNGCLRQWLDEHHPDYSTQFDTISSDAQSARSRPSTREPRSKNFRRVEAKTAGR